Proteins from a genomic interval of Papaver somniferum cultivar HN1 chromosome 4, ASM357369v1, whole genome shotgun sequence:
- the LOC113275844 gene encoding SNAP25 homologous protein SNAP33-like, whose translation MFGFMKSPNKITKQNSVDPPGSSTSNPFDSDSESDNSKQRMRPARRTSSEPVLSDLKSNPFDDDDGRKPSSSSHTANRGGRNSYQNDFSDSGGFENQSVQELENYAVYKAEETTKSVNSCLKIAEDIREDASKTLVTLHQQGEQITRTHAMCQDIDQDLSRGEQLLGSLGGMFSKTWKPKKTRAITGPLITADDSSKAKASKEQREKLGVAPIPKGPKNSRGSAAESSSAMQRVEEEKDKQDDALNDLSNILGDLKSMAVDMGSELERQNKALDHLDTDVEELNSRVKQANARGRRLLGK comes from the exons ATGTTTGGGTTTATGAAATCTCCTAATAAAATAACAAAGCAGAACTCAGTTGATCCACCTGGTTCGTCTACGTCGAACCCATTTGATTCTGATTCTGAATCTGACAATAGTAAGCAAAGGATGAGGCCTGCAAGAAGGACATCTTCTGAGCCTGTTCTATCTGATCTTAAGTCGAATccctttgatgatgatgatggtagaaAACCGTCTTCATCTTCTCACACAGCTAATAGGGGAGGAAGGAACAGCTATCAAAACGACTTCAGTGATTCTGGTGGTTTTGAAAATCAGAGTGTACAGGAACTGGAGAATTACGCTGTGTACAAAGCCGAGGAGACTACAAAATCGGTGAACAGCTGTTTAAAGATTGCTGAGGATATTAGAGAAGATGCTAGTAAGACTTTGGTTACATTGCATCAACAAGGAGAGCAGATCACCAGAACTCATGCAATGTGTCAAGATATTGACCAAGATCTCAGCCGA GGCGAGCAGCTTTTGGGAAGTCTTGGAGGTATGTTCTCTAAAACATGGAAGCCAAAGAAGACTCGAGCAATAACTGGGCCTCTCATTACTGCAG ATGATTCATCTAAAGCTAAGGCAAGCAAGGAACAAAGAGAAAAGTTAGGTGTTGCACCTATTCCCAAGGGGCCAAAGAACTCTCGAGGATCTGCTGCTGAATCTTCGAGTGCAATGCAGAGGGTCGAG GAGGAAAAGGACAAGCAGGATGATGCACTCAAtgacttgagcaatattttgggtgACCTTAAGTCAATGGCCGTTGACATGGGATCAGAGCTCGAAAG GCAAAACAAAGCTCTGGACCATCTTGACACTGATGTCGAAGAGCTTAATTCAAGAGTTAAACAGGCCAATGCACGCGGGCGCCGCTTGCTTGGAAAATAG
- the LOC113275843 gene encoding BAG family molecular chaperone regulator 8, chloroplastic-like, with protein sequence MAFHHQNPHYYHHHQQPLHRQQQNNNPACHCGCSSQPPPPSQPSHHPSASPFSHCNPPNSDPLLIQSIVTQILQSSPPPPPPPSHHPSPAPQSNPPNSIDPLLIQSIVTQILQSSQPPPPPENHLYPKFLKPQKQQEKQTQNQEEKRTRSLLKNLHSRIDALESSLHHLSTSSSSSSSHSHHNQPSLRDLAARIIQIHFRAFLVRRSRTLRYLKNLAFIKSSFNSLKSSLSSNNNNSQLNHSVLSQKAMDLLLKLDSVQGGDPMIRDGKRLISRDLVRFLEFIDSISAKRKQISSKSMKNVRIQTGTNQEFRVCHDQGGSRKVLDKLSQRIQNCSRIIDDENDTDVEEEEQGEIEDLHPVDDEQENSRNPNYGILVKRPNVSVKSKKNVKFADNKRNVFIGCTGSQDSDSDVVSIGGGGGGNDQRQFVESLSRNAEEIVGGYSSKVSEDDDDEGASQSSNGSEGSSPREYVKTEVMSNNGSNKQFSNGNGNFLFSPPMPVTMEPKIDDLMSRRK encoded by the exons ATGGCATTTCATCACCAGAACCcccattactaccaccaccaccagcaacctTTACACCGTCAGCAGCAAAACAACAACCCTGCTTGTCATTGTGGTTGTTCTagtcaaccaccaccaccatcacaaccTTCACATCATCCTTCTGCATCTCCATTTTCTCACTGTAATCCACCTAACTCAGACCCACTTCTAATCCAATCAATTGTTACCCAAATCCTTCAATCTTCtcctccgccaccaccaccaccttcacaTCATCCTTCTCCAGCTCCTCAATCTAACCCGCCTAACTCAATAGACCCACTTCTAATCCAATCGATAGTTACTCAAATCCTTCAatcttctcaaccaccaccaccaccagaaaacCATCTCTATCCAAAATTCCTGAAAcctcagaaacaacaagaaaaacaaacaCAGAATCAGGAAGAGAAACGAACTAGATCTCTCCTTAAAAATCTACATAGTCGGATTGATGCCCTTGAATCATCTCTTCATCATCTGTctacttcctcctcctcctcctcttctcaCTCTCATCATAATCAACCTTCTCTCAGAGATTTGGCAGCTCGTATAATCCAAATCCATTTTCGTGCTTTCTTAGTTCGAAGATCACGTACTCTTAGATACCTCAAAAACCTAGCTttcatcaaatcttcttttaATTCCCTGAAATCATCTCTCTCAAGTAATAACAACAATTCTCAGCTGAATCATTCTGTTTTGTCACAGAAAGCCATGGATTTGCTTCTCAAGCTCGATTCTGTTCAG GGTGGTGATCCAATGATTCGAGATGGAAAGAGGTTGATTAGTAGAGATTTGGTGAGGTTTTTGGAGTTTATTGATAGCATTTCAGCGAAAAGGAAACAAATTTCGTCTAAATCAATGAAGAATGTGAGAATTCAAACTGGAACCAATCAGGAGTTCAGGGTTTGTCATGATCAAGGTGGTAGTCGAAAGGTGCTGGACAAATTGAGTCAAAGAATTCAAAATTGTTCCAGGATTATTGATGATGAGAATGACactgatgtagaagaagaagaacaaggggAGATTGAAGATTTACACCCTGTAGATGATGAGCAAGAAAACTCTAGAAATCCTAACTATGGGATTTTGGTCAAGAGACCTAATGTTTCAGTTAAGTCAAAGAAAAATGTGAAATTTGCAGACAATAAGCGAAATGTTTTCATAGGTTGTACTGGTTCTCAAGATTCAGATTCAGATGTAGTCagcattggtggtggtggtggtggaaatgatCAGAGACAATTTGTGGAAAGTTTGTCTAGAAATGCTGAAGAAATTGTTGGGGGTTACTCATCTAAAGTTTCTGAGGATGACGATGATGAAGGAGCTTCCCAATCAAGTAATGGCAGTGAAGGTAGTAGTCCTAGAGAGTATGTGAAAACTGAGGTCATGAGCAATAATGGATCAAACAAGCAGTTTTCTAATGGAAACGGGAACTTTTTATTCTCTCCTCCAATGCCAGTGACAATGGAGCCTAAGATTGATGATTTGATGAGTAGAAGAAAGTGA